One window from the genome of Desulfallas thermosapovorans DSM 6562 encodes:
- a CDS encoding YaaR family protein, translating to MKISAIDKNINKGFKASAVKVNKGKEFQDSLDMAKKNQQQLEISKMIKKIKESGERLKNTRSIVDVRVYKQYIADYLKYVLSYCYSVTHSHGYQGLLSRVEIINKKLEELTQEILIQQKQNIAIASRIDEITGLLIDLHT from the coding sequence TTGAAGATATCCGCTATTGACAAAAACATAAATAAGGGGTTTAAAGCCAGTGCGGTAAAGGTAAACAAAGGCAAAGAATTTCAGGACTCCCTGGACATGGCTAAAAAAAACCAACAGCAGTTGGAAATAAGTAAAATGATTAAAAAAATCAAGGAATCCGGTGAAAGATTAAAGAATACCCGCAGCATTGTTGACGTAAGGGTTTATAAGCAGTATATTGCCGATTATTTAAAATATGTATTGAGCTATTGCTATTCTGTAACCCATTCCCACGGGTACCAGGGTTTGCTTTCCAGGGTGGAAATTATAAATAAAAAGCTGGAGGAATTAACCCAGGAAATATTAATCCAGCAAAAACAAAACATCGCCATAGCAAGTCGAATAGATGAAATAACCGGTTTACTAATTGACCTGCATACCTAA
- a CDS encoding YifB family Mg chelatase-like AAA ATPase, producing MECGPTFEIVGLPDAAVREAKDRVRAAIKNAGFVFPAKRITVNLAPADLKKEGPVYDLAISLGILASTEQIDYGLVDGYVFLGELSLDGSIRGINGVLPRVSLLPYDGCGQVVVPAENADEAALIQGINVYPATNLISLIRHLQGKKPIEPHAVDTHKFWNGRRVIADMSEVRGQLAVKRALEVAAAGGHNILMLGSPGSGKTMLARRLPGILPELSLAEALEVTNLYSLAGLLQPGKPLVTERPFRSPHHNISTSALVGGGKYPRPGEISLAHLGVLFLDEVAEFKKDALESLRQPLEDGVVTISRVHASVTYPARIMLVASMNPCPCGFLGDAERECNCTPGQVQRYLHRLSGPLLDRIDLHIDVPRLSYDDLVQSPPGEASETIRRRVQRAREIQYSRFGPDAVNAVMSPAQLKKYCRMDKEGAGLLRTAFERLSLSARSYNKIIKVARTLADLSASEDIRAEHIAEAIQYRSMERKYWQ from the coding sequence CTGGAATGCGGGCCAACGTTTGAAATCGTGGGTTTACCGGATGCTGCGGTGCGGGAGGCCAAAGATAGAGTCCGGGCGGCTATTAAAAACGCCGGATTTGTTTTCCCGGCCAAGCGTATCACAGTGAATCTTGCCCCGGCGGATCTAAAAAAGGAGGGCCCGGTTTATGACCTGGCCATATCTCTGGGCATATTGGCCTCTACGGAGCAAATCGACTATGGATTGGTTGACGGATATGTCTTTTTAGGTGAGTTGTCCCTGGACGGTTCTATCCGGGGCATAAACGGGGTACTACCCCGGGTTTCGCTACTTCCTTATGATGGCTGTGGGCAAGTGGTCGTGCCCGCCGAAAATGCCGACGAGGCCGCATTAATTCAGGGAATCAACGTATACCCCGCTACCAATCTAATTTCTTTAATCCGCCACCTGCAAGGGAAGAAACCCATAGAACCGCATGCTGTTGATACGCATAAATTTTGGAATGGTCGCCGTGTCATAGCGGATATGTCAGAGGTGCGTGGACAACTGGCCGTGAAGCGTGCCCTGGAAGTGGCTGCGGCCGGCGGGCATAACATTTTGATGCTGGGATCACCGGGCTCGGGAAAAACCATGCTGGCCCGCCGGTTGCCTGGTATACTGCCGGAATTGTCGCTGGCAGAGGCTTTGGAAGTAACTAATCTGTACAGCCTGGCGGGATTGCTGCAGCCCGGCAAGCCGCTGGTAACGGAACGCCCTTTTCGTTCTCCACATCACAATATATCCACTTCGGCGCTGGTGGGGGGAGGCAAATACCCCAGGCCGGGTGAAATTAGCCTGGCCCACCTGGGGGTACTTTTTCTTGACGAGGTTGCCGAATTTAAAAAGGACGCCCTGGAATCGTTGCGCCAGCCTTTGGAAGATGGTGTAGTTACCATTTCCCGGGTTCATGCCTCGGTTACTTATCCCGCCAGAATAATGCTGGTGGCCTCTATGAATCCCTGCCCGTGTGGATTTTTGGGCGACGCCGAAAGGGAATGTAACTGTACCCCCGGACAGGTGCAAAGATACTTACACCGGTTATCGGGACCGTTGCTGGATCGAATAGACCTGCATATCGATGTACCTCGTCTATCATATGACGATTTGGTGCAAAGCCCGCCGGGGGAGGCATCGGAAACCATACGCAGGAGGGTGCAAAGGGCCAGAGAAATTCAATATAGCCGTTTCGGCCCGGACGCAGTTAATGCCGTTATGAGCCCGGCGCAATTGAAGAAGTATTGCCGGATGGATAAGGAAGGGGCCGGGTTGCTCCGTACAGCCTTTGAACGGTTGAGTCTGAGCGCCAGATCATATAACAAAATTATCAAAGTAGCCCGAACCCTGGCGGATCTGTCTGCAAGTGAAGACATACGTGCGGAACACATTGCCGAGGCAATACAATACCGTAGTATGGAAAGAAAGTACTGGCAGTGA